In Vibrio neptunius, the following are encoded in one genomic region:
- a CDS encoding DUF4150 domain-containing protein, with translation MAVTINANGLSIVHKGSGGEANATLPDVCLTTVGPAVVPIPYGNNAKSEDLVDGTTTVSADGGNSIAIQGSKFAKSTGDAGGDKKGIASGTIEAQAEFITASPTVLIEGKGVARLSDQMTMNNANTMCLAGVQNPSVTVDPDLDIPNSVAIKARYPNGQLLKNAPYTLTNQSGQPMADGVLSGKGESYIRDLKSDNVKITVEESQDPFVIKPIRRPNPHHNPDISQEDFFTQAIGRHQGFWQAARVETNMMPWGCLGHELSSDRYFHDMLKVEARLHFSHLHPESPFALDHFCEAVVGNLNQPLPHTTETLLAYCMPQVLEEGEILSVLLRLAPYETTDRMLAYMRARGQGNPQRYLREYDWSAAKKAVSDNLESLLSKLQSRLEFLHDQATKLRYAYLSDEVFDKHISTMKAYIKGLPDLMAGVFSKMELRASNLLSHLDNVNVIKASESVFATEGEIAEVVVNTTQSIDVVEPFMNEVAGKIANVLPIYPVRYGYANFFDTIMPAQAPPTLPDMASASGLNDTGGYLLRLLREGWIYIKEEGGQADNQQIHIFRYAQTETATGVLEKFEKYYFTNQENAQDGLTLDTSSGATFYPFAFVTHGTQKISIVYSEHEWAAEIIDKMNSDQEWRTQAMQQVDMTASDDFSDTASQETLSALVEDYRSPDTKWLADKNKDKPSQYGLDVFTTANNYHLAADELAETMQKSHSEKKRRHFSGVI, from the coding sequence ATGGCAGTGACGATTAATGCAAATGGGTTAAGTATTGTTCACAAAGGATCCGGTGGTGAAGCTAACGCGACACTCCCCGATGTGTGCTTAACGACAGTAGGCCCAGCTGTCGTGCCTATTCCTTATGGCAATAATGCCAAATCAGAAGACTTAGTCGATGGCACCACCACGGTCAGCGCGGATGGTGGAAACAGCATTGCGATACAAGGCAGTAAGTTTGCCAAAAGTACCGGCGATGCGGGCGGTGATAAAAAAGGCATCGCCTCCGGTACTATCGAGGCGCAAGCGGAGTTCATCACCGCTTCACCGACGGTCTTGATTGAAGGCAAAGGGGTGGCTCGCCTCAGCGATCAGATGACCATGAACAACGCCAACACCATGTGCCTGGCTGGTGTGCAAAACCCAAGTGTGACCGTCGACCCCGATCTCGATATCCCAAATAGTGTTGCCATCAAAGCTCGCTACCCCAATGGACAGCTATTGAAGAATGCGCCATATACGCTCACCAATCAGAGTGGTCAGCCAATGGCAGACGGCGTATTGAGTGGCAAAGGCGAGTCATACATCAGAGACTTGAAGTCCGACAACGTGAAAATCACCGTCGAAGAAAGCCAAGATCCTTTTGTGATTAAGCCAATTCGACGCCCTAACCCACACCATAACCCAGACATTTCACAAGAGGATTTCTTTACACAAGCGATTGGCCGTCATCAGGGATTCTGGCAAGCCGCGCGAGTCGAAACCAACATGATGCCATGGGGCTGCCTAGGTCATGAGCTGAGCAGTGACCGCTACTTTCACGACATGCTTAAGGTTGAGGCGCGGCTGCACTTTAGCCATCTCCACCCAGAAAGCCCCTTTGCCTTAGACCATTTCTGTGAGGCGGTGGTAGGCAACCTCAACCAGCCACTGCCCCATACCACAGAAACCTTATTGGCTTACTGCATGCCACAGGTACTCGAAGAGGGCGAAATACTCTCGGTATTATTACGCCTTGCCCCGTATGAAACCACCGATAGAATGTTGGCGTACATGCGTGCCCGTGGTCAGGGCAACCCGCAGCGTTACCTGCGAGAGTATGACTGGTCGGCGGCAAAGAAAGCGGTCAGTGACAACCTCGAGTCGCTGCTGAGCAAACTTCAGTCTCGACTGGAATTTCTCCACGACCAAGCCACTAAGCTGCGATACGCCTACTTATCAGATGAAGTGTTTGACAAGCACATCTCCACCATGAAAGCCTACATCAAAGGCTTACCCGACTTGATGGCAGGCGTGTTCAGCAAAATGGAACTAAGGGCCTCCAACCTGCTGAGTCATCTCGACAACGTCAACGTTATCAAGGCCAGTGAGAGTGTCTTTGCCACCGAGGGTGAAATCGCTGAAGTTGTCGTTAATACCACACAATCGATCGATGTGGTCGAACCCTTTATGAACGAAGTCGCGGGCAAGATAGCCAATGTGCTACCCATTTACCCCGTGCGCTATGGTTATGCCAACTTCTTTGACACCATTATGCCCGCTCAAGCGCCGCCTACCTTGCCAGACATGGCCAGTGCGTCTGGCCTTAATGACACTGGCGGCTATCTTTTGCGCCTGCTGCGTGAAGGCTGGATTTACATCAAAGAGGAAGGGGGTCAAGCCGATAATCAGCAAATTCATATCTTCCGTTACGCGCAAACGGAAACCGCCACCGGCGTGCTGGAAAAGTTTGAGAAATACTATTTCACCAACCAAGAAAACGCCCAAGATGGCCTCACACTCGATACCTCCTCTGGTGCGACCTTTTACCCGTTTGCGTTTGTCACCCATGGCACGCAAAAAATCTCGATCGTTTACTCAGAGCACGAATGGGCCGCTGAAATCATCGATAAGATGAACAGCGACCAAGAGTGGCGTACCCAAGCCATGCAGCAAGTCGACATGACTGCCAGCGATGACTTTAGCGACACCGCCAGCCAAGAGACGTTAAGCGCTTTGGTCGAAGACTACCGCAGCCCAGATACCAAATGGTTGGCAGATAAGAACAAAGACAAACCCAGTCAATACGGTTTGGATGTGTTTACCACAGCCAACAATTATCACCTTGCTGCTGATGAGCTGGCTGAAACCATGCAAAAAAGCCACAGCGAGAAAAAAAGACGGCACTTTAGTGGTGTTATTTGA
- the malG gene encoding maltose ABC transporter permease MalG has protein sequence MAMVQGKSLKYRVWATHIAMWAFLALIIFPLLMIIAISFREGNFATGSLIPENPSLEHWKLALGFSVTHADGSVTPPPFPVLTWLWNSVKVAGISSILIVSLSTTSAYAFARMKFKGKNTILKAMMIFQMFPAVLALVAIYALFDKLGQYIPFLGLNTHGGLIFSYLGGIALHVWTIKGYFETIDNSLEEAAALDGATPWQAFRLVLLPLSVPILAVVFILSFIMVVGEVPVASLLLSDVDSYTLAVGMQQYLYPQNYLWGDFAAAAVLSALPITIVFLLAQRWLVGGLTAGGVKG, from the coding sequence ATGGCAATGGTACAAGGTAAGTCATTAAAATACCGTGTTTGGGCTACTCATATTGCAATGTGGGCGTTCCTGGCACTGATCATCTTCCCTTTGTTGATGATCATCGCAATTTCATTCCGTGAAGGTAACTTCGCAACGGGGAGTCTTATTCCGGAAAATCCCTCTTTAGAGCACTGGAAACTGGCATTAGGCTTCTCAGTCACTCATGCGGATGGGTCGGTAACGCCACCACCATTCCCTGTTCTAACATGGCTATGGAACTCGGTGAAAGTAGCGGGTATTAGTTCGATTCTCATCGTGTCACTGTCTACCACTTCGGCGTATGCGTTTGCCCGCATGAAGTTCAAAGGCAAAAACACCATCCTAAAAGCAATGATGATTTTCCAGATGTTCCCAGCTGTGCTGGCTTTGGTCGCCATCTATGCGTTGTTCGATAAACTCGGTCAGTATATTCCGTTCCTAGGTCTCAATACTCATGGAGGTTTGATCTTCTCTTACCTCGGTGGTATCGCGCTTCACGTGTGGACGATTAAGGGATACTTCGAGACGATTGACAACTCGTTGGAAGAAGCGGCAGCATTGGATGGCGCGACACCTTGGCAGGCGTTCCGATTGGTTCTACTTCCCCTATCAGTGCCTATTCTGGCCGTAGTGTTTATTTTGTCATTCATTATGGTGGTCGGTGAAGTTCCAGTGGCATCTTTGCTACTTTCTGATGTAGACTCGTACACATTAGCGGTTGGTATGCAGCAGTACCTATACCCTCAGAACTATCTCTGGGGTGATTTCGCGGCAGCAGCCGTCTTGTCTGCATTACCAATTACCATCGTCTTCTTACTTGCACAGCGCTGGTTGGTTGGAGGTTTAACCGCCGGTGGTGTGAAAGGCTAA
- the malE gene encoding maltose/maltodextrin ABC transporter substrate-binding protein MalE, whose translation MKNALSTVALGTLVALGSFGANAAIEEGQLTIWINGDKGYNGLAEVGKQFEEETGIKVTVAHPDALQDKFPQTAATGDGPDIVFWAHDRFGGYAEAGLLSEVKPSKEVKEGIVDFAWDAVKYNGKIIGYPVAVESLSLIYNKDLVPNPPKSWEEVEALDTKLKKEGKSAIMWNLKEPYFTWPLMAADGGYAFKYGAEGYDVKDAGIANEGVKDAMDFVKGLVDKGVISSDMDYSVSESAFNQGNTAMTINGPWAWGNIEKSGINYGVTTLPKFNGQSSKPFVGVLTAGISTASPNKDLAVEFIENYLLTNDGLRKINNDKPLGAVALNSFQRELDSDKRIAATMDNAMNGEIMPNIPQMNAFWGSAKNAIINIVDGRQSVDAALADAEKQMTK comes from the coding sequence ATGAAAAATGCCCTAAGCACAGTGGCACTAGGGACCCTAGTTGCTCTTGGCTCATTTGGTGCAAATGCTGCTATCGAAGAAGGTCAATTAACTATCTGGATAAACGGCGATAAAGGTTACAATGGACTGGCTGAAGTAGGTAAACAGTTTGAAGAAGAGACTGGCATCAAAGTGACAGTGGCTCACCCGGATGCGCTACAAGATAAGTTTCCTCAAACAGCAGCGACTGGCGACGGTCCTGATATTGTGTTCTGGGCTCACGACCGTTTTGGCGGATACGCAGAAGCGGGTCTTCTGAGTGAGGTTAAGCCGTCTAAAGAAGTCAAAGAAGGCATCGTAGACTTTGCTTGGGATGCGGTGAAATACAACGGCAAAATCATTGGTTACCCAGTGGCGGTTGAATCACTTTCTCTGATCTACAACAAAGACCTTGTCCCAAACCCACCAAAGAGCTGGGAAGAAGTCGAAGCACTTGACACTAAACTAAAGAAAGAAGGCAAGTCTGCCATTATGTGGAACCTGAAAGAACCATACTTCACATGGCCGTTAATGGCTGCTGACGGTGGTTACGCATTCAAATATGGTGCGGAAGGTTATGACGTTAAAGATGCGGGTATTGCCAATGAAGGCGTGAAAGACGCGATGGACTTTGTAAAAGGTCTGGTAGACAAAGGCGTGATCTCTTCTGACATGGATTACTCGGTTTCTGAGTCTGCATTTAACCAAGGCAACACAGCGATGACCATTAACGGTCCGTGGGCGTGGGGCAACATCGAGAAATCTGGCATCAACTACGGTGTCACCACTTTACCTAAATTTAATGGCCAATCTTCTAAACCATTCGTTGGTGTTTTGACAGCAGGTATCAGCACTGCGTCGCCAAACAAAGACCTAGCGGTTGAGTTCATTGAAAACTACCTTCTAACTAACGATGGCCTACGCAAAATAAATAATGACAAGCCATTAGGGGCGGTTGCGCTAAACTCTTTCCAGCGTGAGCTAGACTCAGATAAGCGTATTGCAGCGACAATGGACAACGCGATGAATGGTGAAATCATGCCAAACATCCCACAAATGAACGCGTTCTGGGGCAGTGCTAAGAACGCCATCATCAACATTGTTGATGGTCGTCAGTCTGTAGATGCAGCATTGGCTGACGCAGAAAAACAAATGACAAAATAA
- the malK gene encoding maltose/maltodextrin ABC transporter ATP-binding protein MalK — protein sequence MASVTLKNVCKAYGDVLISKNVDLDIDEGEFVVFVGPSGCGKSTLLRCIAGLEDITSGDLYIGKERMNDVEPSQRGVGMVFQSYALYPHLNLYDNMSFGLKLAKADKGEIDKRVEHAADILQLSHLLDRQPKALSGGQRQRVAIGRTLVSQPNVFLLDEPLSNLDAALRVQMRSEITKLQRKLGCTMIYVTHDQVEAMTMADKIVVLDAGYVAQVGKPLELYHYPQNRFVAGFIGSPKMNFMSVFIEAVEDDRVMVQLANGTAFWIPVDGRTVTRGERMSLGVRPEHLLPADQGDAAIEGEINIVEKLGNETQVYMHIDAADADMIYRQPDTLAVEAGDKLMVGIPAHRCHLFHSDGKACRRLYKEAGVDFEE from the coding sequence ATGGCGAGTGTCACGTTAAAAAATGTATGTAAAGCTTATGGAGACGTTTTAATTTCAAAGAACGTCGATCTGGACATTGACGAAGGCGAGTTTGTTGTCTTCGTCGGTCCATCAGGCTGTGGTAAATCAACCTTGCTACGTTGTATTGCTGGTCTAGAAGATATTACTTCCGGTGACCTTTATATCGGTAAAGAACGCATGAACGATGTTGAGCCTTCTCAGCGCGGCGTCGGTATGGTTTTCCAATCTTATGCGTTGTACCCACACCTAAACCTGTACGACAACATGTCGTTTGGACTTAAGCTGGCGAAAGCCGATAAGGGTGAAATCGACAAGCGTGTAGAACACGCTGCGGATATTCTTCAACTTAGTCACCTGTTGGATCGTCAACCCAAAGCCCTTTCAGGTGGACAACGTCAGCGTGTTGCGATCGGGCGTACTCTCGTATCGCAACCGAATGTTTTCCTTCTCGACGAGCCACTGTCAAACCTAGATGCGGCCTTACGTGTTCAGATGCGTTCTGAAATCACTAAGCTTCAGCGTAAACTCGGTTGTACCATGATTTACGTGACTCACGATCAGGTAGAAGCGATGACCATGGCCGACAAGATCGTCGTGTTAGATGCAGGCTATGTGGCGCAGGTTGGTAAACCACTTGAGCTTTATCATTACCCACAAAACCGCTTTGTGGCGGGTTTTATCGGCTCACCTAAAATGAACTTTATGAGTGTCTTTATCGAAGCCGTAGAAGACGATCGCGTCATGGTTCAACTCGCCAACGGTACCGCTTTTTGGATTCCAGTGGATGGCCGCACGGTGACCCGAGGCGAGCGCATGTCATTGGGGGTTCGCCCTGAGCACTTGCTTCCCGCCGATCAAGGGGATGCCGCCATCGAAGGTGAAATCAATATCGTTGAAAAGCTAGGCAACGAGACTCAGGTTTACATGCACATTGACGCGGCGGATGCCGATATGATCTATCGCCAGCCAGATACACTTGCAGTCGAAGCTGGCGATAAACTAATGGTCGGTATTCCAGCACACCGTTGTCACTTATTCCACAGTGACGGCAAGGCTTGCCGTCGCTTATACAAAGAGGCAGGTGTCGATTTCGAAGAGTAA
- the hutZ gene encoding heme utilization protein HutZ, translating to MDPQVKQERLQGRLGPEIKEFRQERRTLQLATVDADGQPNVSYAPFVQNQEGYFVLISEIARHARNLQVNPNVSIMMIEDEDTSKQLFARKRLTFDAVATIVERESDQWQQVVSQMKDRFGEIIDGLSQLQDFVLFNLKAEKGLFVKGFGQAYQVSADDLVDFVHLEEGHKRVESA from the coding sequence ATGGATCCACAAGTAAAACAAGAGCGTCTTCAAGGTCGTCTTGGTCCAGAAATCAAAGAGTTTCGTCAAGAGCGTCGCACGCTTCAACTCGCCACCGTTGATGCAGATGGTCAACCAAACGTGAGCTACGCGCCATTTGTTCAAAACCAAGAGGGTTACTTCGTATTGATTTCTGAGATCGCGCGTCACGCTCGCAACCTGCAAGTCAATCCTAATGTCTCTATTATGATGATTGAAGACGAAGACACGTCAAAGCAGCTATTTGCGCGTAAGCGACTGACGTTCGACGCGGTCGCGACAATCGTGGAGCGTGAATCAGACCAGTGGCAGCAGGTGGTGAGTCAGATGAAAGACCGCTTTGGTGAGATCATTGATGGCCTGAGCCAACTACAAGATTTTGTTCTTTTCAACCTCAAAGCGGAAAAAGGTCTGTTTGTAAAAGGCTTTGGTCAGGCTTATCAGGTATCGGCTGATGATCTGGTTGATTTTGTCCACCTTGAAGAAGGCCATAAGCGGGTTGAAAGCGCTTAA
- the hutX gene encoding heme utilization cystosolic carrier protein HutX: protein MEALKQQVAQLIEQEPTLLPAAIAERLDVSEFEAVAALPEEMIALAPGEQAQSFLENLVGFGPVTTIMHSFGSIFEVKAPFPKGKVARGYYNLMGKDGELHGHLKLDNVKNIALVSKPFMGRESHYFGFFCEQGNNIFKIYLGRNEKRELIAEQVETFKQWQQELRK, encoded by the coding sequence ATGGAAGCATTAAAACAACAAGTTGCTCAACTTATCGAGCAAGAACCCACACTTCTCCCCGCTGCAATTGCAGAGCGTCTGGACGTTTCTGAATTTGAAGCGGTAGCGGCTCTGCCAGAAGAGATGATCGCTTTGGCTCCGGGAGAGCAAGCACAGTCTTTCTTGGAAAACTTGGTTGGTTTTGGCCCAGTGACCACCATAATGCATTCATTTGGTTCCATCTTCGAAGTGAAAGCGCCATTCCCGAAAGGCAAAGTGGCCCGAGGTTATTACAACTTAATGGGTAAAGACGGTGAACTCCATGGTCACCTTAAGTTAGACAATGTGAAAAATATCGCTTTGGTTAGCAAGCCCTTCATGGGGCGTGAAAGCCACTACTTTGGCTTCTTCTGTGAACAAGGCAATAACATTTTTAAGATTTACCTTGGCCGTAATGAAAAGCGTGAGCTGATCGCCGAACAGGTAGAAACATTCAAGCAGTGGCAGCAAGAGCTACGCAAATAA
- a CDS encoding MotA/TolQ/ExbB proton channel family protein — protein sequence MEQLHQLQQQLGLMTWPLIICSALTVMIITERLFQVMISLGVGKRAIRHQLNQISPSDKQQLEALAETLSPRRPLLYKGVAMLLAHHSFSKVLREDAAGMWLQEKRHQLNSGLRLLTLIGVISPLIGLLGTVLGLIDMFQGVAASTGNITPNDLADGLGLAMRTTAAGLLIALPAIAGAQLLGLWADKVMAKLEHTLNYVNLWLEGISLQHVSPRVSQQTSIPVDEASS from the coding sequence ATGGAACAACTACATCAATTACAACAGCAGCTTGGCTTAATGACTTGGCCACTGATCATTTGTTCAGCATTGACCGTTATGATCATCACCGAGCGATTGTTTCAAGTCATGATCAGTCTTGGCGTAGGTAAACGCGCCATTCGCCATCAACTCAACCAAATCTCCCCTAGCGACAAACAGCAACTAGAAGCCCTAGCCGAGACGCTTTCTCCGCGTCGCCCGCTTCTCTATAAAGGTGTGGCAATGCTGTTAGCTCACCATTCATTTTCCAAAGTTTTGCGTGAAGATGCGGCAGGCATGTGGCTTCAGGAAAAGCGTCATCAACTTAATTCCGGTCTGCGCTTGCTAACACTCATCGGAGTGATCAGCCCATTGATTGGTCTGCTGGGAACAGTACTTGGCCTGATTGACATGTTTCAGGGCGTGGCTGCATCAACGGGTAATATTACGCCCAATGACCTTGCTGACGGCCTAGGTTTGGCTATGCGTACCACGGCTGCTGGCCTACTGATTGCCCTACCAGCTATCGCCGGGGCTCAATTGCTTGGCCTGTGGGCTGATAAAGTGATGGCCAAACTAGAACACACCCTCAATTACGTTAACTTGTGGTTGGAAGGTATCAGCCTGCAACACGTTTCTCCTCGCGTTTCTCAGCAAACTTCTATACCCGTTGACGAGGCGTCGTCATGA
- a CDS encoding biopolymer transporter ExbD has product MIKVSQQKSDFGLTPDLTPLLDIIFIVMVFLMLTAAVKLDSLEVDLPVTDSQAVSEVDNTSITVNIINHEPYWAINGKEYIDWENFTLALLEQHKSNNQPIVIGAEKTADVQHLVKLLAFLQENGIQATQLLTEESIK; this is encoded by the coding sequence ATGATTAAAGTATCACAACAGAAGAGTGACTTCGGTCTTACCCCTGATCTCACTCCTCTACTGGATATTATTTTCATCGTCATGGTGTTCCTAATGCTCACCGCGGCCGTCAAGCTAGATTCGCTCGAAGTCGACTTGCCAGTCACCGACTCGCAAGCCGTTTCAGAGGTGGATAACACATCGATCACCGTCAATATTATAAACCATGAGCCTTACTGGGCAATCAATGGCAAAGAATACATTGACTGGGAGAATTTCACGCTCGCGCTACTCGAACAGCACAAATCAAATAACCAACCGATAGTGATTGGCGCAGAAAAAACCGCTGACGTGCAACACCTCGTCAAGCTGCTCGCCTTTTTACAAGAAAATGGTATTCAGGCCACACAGTTACTTACAGAAGAGTCGATAAAATAG
- a CDS encoding hemin ABC transporter substrate-binding protein, protein MLNKKLINGLVALSLSAIAASAIANERIISAGSAVTELILALEQQNQLIAVDVTSELPQDLTLPKIGYHRRLSPEGLMALNPTRLIGSDEMGPETSLNQLRTAGVEVDIVNTLPTPEGLLARIDEIAALTDSQKNAQALKAEVNQQISSLEKNKAKTKQAKKVLFLLLHEGRSANVAGASTTPNAIIELAGGINPAADKLDSYKPLSTEAMVEMQPDVILVSGRSYEKMGGADAILAKMPLLAATPAGQSKNIIKVDGHALVGGLGLKSLSEAERISHILAGVE, encoded by the coding sequence ATGCTTAACAAAAAATTGATCAACGGATTGGTCGCCCTTTCTCTTTCTGCGATTGCGGCTAGCGCCATCGCCAATGAACGTATTATCAGCGCGGGTAGCGCAGTGACAGAACTTATTCTTGCTTTGGAGCAACAAAACCAACTGATTGCTGTTGATGTCACCAGCGAACTGCCACAAGACCTTACTCTGCCAAAGATTGGGTATCATCGCCGTTTATCGCCCGAGGGCTTGATGGCACTTAACCCAACACGCTTGATTGGTTCAGATGAAATGGGGCCAGAAACCAGTCTGAATCAACTAAGAACCGCTGGTGTTGAAGTCGATATCGTCAATACCTTACCAACCCCTGAAGGCTTGCTGGCACGTATTGATGAAATTGCCGCTCTAACCGATAGCCAGAAAAACGCTCAAGCACTGAAAGCAGAGGTCAACCAGCAGATCTCAAGCCTTGAGAAAAATAAAGCGAAGACCAAGCAAGCCAAAAAAGTTCTGTTTCTGCTGCTCCATGAAGGACGCTCAGCCAACGTCGCTGGGGCAAGCACAACCCCCAACGCGATCATTGAGCTAGCCGGAGGCATTAACCCCGCAGCTGATAAGCTGGATTCTTATAAACCTCTGTCAACCGAAGCCATGGTTGAGATGCAACCTGATGTCATTCTGGTCAGTGGCCGGAGTTATGAGAAGATGGGGGGTGCCGACGCCATTCTGGCCAAGATGCCACTCTTGGCCGCCACACCTGCTGGGCAATCAAAAAACATTATCAAAGTTGACGGCCATGCGTTGGTCGGCGGCCTTGGTTTGAAGAGTCTTTCTGAAGCT